A genomic region of Glycine max cultivar Williams 82 chromosome 15, Glycine_max_v4.0, whole genome shotgun sequence contains the following coding sequences:
- the LOC100806366 gene encoding pentatricopeptide repeat-containing protein At1g80880, mitochondrial has product MAVPQQLRCYYFNVSRGFHLHVIGSGSSNVLSSQALHQTVSIHSQSQAPFNFNFNFNLDDPTLPKFLELLKKVTHSSQQALGLHLSGFQANRDLICSAIWVLREEWKPALLAFKWSCHGNDEKVCNLMIWVLATHGKFSTAWCIIRDMHRSSLSTRQAMLIMIDRYASANNSAKAIQTFNFMDKFRLQIDS; this is encoded by the exons ATGGCTGTACCTCAACAGTTACGCTGCTACTATTTTAATGTTTCAAGAGGGTTTCACTTGCATGTAATTGGAAGTGGAAGTAGTAATGTTCTTTCCTCTCAGGCATTGCATCAAACAGTTTCAATACACTCTCAGTCACAGGCGCCTTTCAACTTCAACTTCAACTTCAATTTGGATGACCCAACTCTACCAAAGTTCCTGGAATTGCTCAAAAAGGTGACCCATTCGTCACAGCAAGCATTAGGTCTCCATTTGTCAGGTTTCCAAGCAAATAGGGATTTGATATGTTCCGCTATTtgggtgttgagggaagaatgGAAACCTGCGTTGCTTGCCTTCAAATGGAGTTGCCATGGTAATGATGAGAAAGTTTGCAACTTGATGATATGGGTCTTGGCAACTCATGGAAAATTTTCCACTGCTTGGTGCATCATTCGAGATATGCATCGTTCCTCTCTCTCCACGCGTCAGGCTATGCTTATTATGATTGATAG ATATGCATCCGCAAACAACTCAGCCAAGGCTATTCAAACATTCAACTTTATGGACAAGTTCAGACTTCAGATTGACTCCTGA
- the LOC100779803 gene encoding magnesium transporter MRS2-1, translated as MADLKERLLAPKPASALNVREVSNRPSASGRQAFQGVDVLGLKKRGQGLRSWIRVDTSGNSQAIEVDKFTMMRRCDLPARDLRLLDPLFVYPSTILGREKAIVVNLEQIRCIITADEVLLLNSLDSYVLHYVMELQRRLTTTGVGEVWQSDSSDMNRRRGSRNFENVFSNSSPDYLPFEFRALEVALEAACTFLDSQAAELEIEAYPLLDELTSKISTLNLERVRRLKSRLVALTRRVQKVRDEIEQLMDDDGDMAEMYLTEKKRRMELSFYGDQSMVGYKSVDGASISAPVSPVSSPPDSRKLEKSFSIARSRHESMRSSESTTESIEELEMLLEAYFVVIDSTLNKLTSLKEYIDDTEDFINIQLDNVRNQLIQFELLLTTATFVVAIFGVVAGIFGMNFEIQLFDVPSAFQWVLIITGICGVFIFSAFVWFFKYRRLMPL; from the exons ATGGCAGATCTCAAGGAGAGGCTACTAGCACCAAAACCTGCATCAGCTCTTAACGTAAGAGAGGTTTCCAATCGACCATCTGCCTCTGGAAGGCAAGCTTTCCAAGGGGTGGATGTTTTGGGGCTAAAGAAGCGGGGCCAAGGTCTCCGTTCATGGATTCGGGTCGACACATCTGGAAACTCTCAGGCTATTGAGGTAGACAAGTTTACCATGATGCGACGTTGTGATCTACCTGCACGTGATCTTCGCCTACTTGATCCTCTGTTTGTCTACCCATCAACAATCCTTGGTAGGGAAAAAGCTATTGTTGTAAATCTAGAGCAGATACGGTGTATCATTACAGCAGATGAGGTTCTTCTCTTGAATTCCCTTGATAGTTATGTATTGCACTATGTAATGGAACTGCAACGACGGTTGACAACAACTGGGGTAGGGGAGGTTTGGCAATCAGACAGTTCTGACATGAACCGAAGAAGAGGAAGTAGGAATTTTGAAAACGTATTTAGCAACTCTTCCCCTGATTATTTACCTTTTGAGTTCAGGGCTCTTGAAGTTGCCCTGGAGGCAGCATGCACATTTCTTGATTCCCAG GCAGCAGAGTTAGAAATAGAGGCTTATCCATTGTTGGATGAACTGACATCAAAGATCAGTACACTAAATTTAGAACGTGTTCGTCGGTTGAAGAGCAGACTTGTTGCCCTAACCAGGAGGGTTCAGAAG GTTAGAGATGAAATAGAGCAGCTTATGGACGATGATGGTGATATGGCCGAAATGTATCTTACTGAGAAGAAAAGGCGAATGGAGTTGTCATTTTATGGAGATCAGTCTATGGTTGGATATAAATCAGTTGATGGTGCATCCATTTCTGCTCCGGTCTCTCCTGTTTCATCACCTCCCGATTCTCGGAAGCTTGAAAAGAGCTTCAGCATTGCTAGGAGTCGACATGAGAGCATGAGGAGTTCTGAAAGTACTACGGAAAGTATAGAGGAGCTTGAGATGTTGCTGGAAGCATACTTTGTTGTCATTGATAGCACTCTAAACAAGTTGACATCG TTGAAAGAATACATTGATGACACCGAAGATTTCATCAACATTCAActg gATAATGTGCGAAATCAGCTTATTCAGTTTGAGCTTTTACTCACAACTGCAACATTTGTGGTTGCCATCTTTGGAGTGGTAGCAGGAATATTTGGgatgaattttgaaattcaattatttgatgtcCCCTCTGCTTTCCAGTGGGTCCTTATAATAACAGGAATTTGTGGAGTCTTTATATTTTCTGCATTTGTGTGGTTCTTCAAGTACAGAAGACTCATGCCCCTATAG
- the LOC121172642 gene encoding pentatricopeptide repeat-containing protein At1g80880, mitochondrial, giving the protein MSKYCITPDATSYSYMISCFSKEGNLFDSLRLYDQMKKRGWIPGIEIYNSLVYVLTHENCLKEALRTIDKLKEQGLQPGSVTFNSMILSLCEAGKLAEARIIFNSMVEENVSPTTETYHAFFEGTDYQGTLEFLTRMKDSGLGPSKDSFVIILAKFLKLKQPVNAPKFWTEMKTYDVLPSCVHYRIMVEGLVTCRWFIKARGFYEEMISNGCSADPMLNRLFQEEVLGSGDKGKQNVKKAHSNKSVKYSEK; this is encoded by the coding sequence ATGTCGAAATACTGTATAACACCAGATGCTACTTCGTATAGCTACATGATTTCCTGCTTTTCAAAGGAAGGGAATCTTTTTGACTCTCTTAGGCTCTATGATCAGATGAAGAAAAGGGGATGGATCCCTGGGATAGAGATTTACAATTCATTAGTATATGTTTTAACTCATGAAAATTGCTTGAAGGAAGCTCTCAGGACAATAGATAagttgaaagaacaaggtttgcaACCAGGTTCTGTCACCTTCAACTCCATGATACTCTCTCTTTGTGAAGCTGGAAAGCTAGCTGAGGCAAGGATAATATTTAACTCAATGGTAGAGGAGAATGTTAGTCCAACCACTGAGACCTATCATGCATTTTTTGAGGGAACAGATTATCAAGGAACATTGGAATTTCTAACTAGGATGAAAGATTCTGGTTTGGGTCCTAGTAAGGATTCCTTTGTCATAATTCTGGCAAAATTCTTAAAGTTGAAGCAACCTGTAAATGCACCAAAATTTTGGACAGAAATGAAGACATATGATGTGCTGCCCAGTTGTGTGCATTACAGAATAATGGTTGAAGGGCTAGTAACATGTAGGTGGTTCATAAAGGCCAGGGGTTTTTATGAGGAGATGATTTCAAATGGATGTTCAGCTGATCCAATGCTTAATAGGCTCTTTCAGGAAGAAGTACTTGGTAGTGGTGATAAAGGAAAACAGAATGTTAAAAAGGCTCATAGTAATAAAAGTGTGAAATATTCTGAAAAATGa
- the LOC100807432 gene encoding putative receptor-like protein kinase At1g80870, translating to MPSRPFPPTNPTKTKALFLALTISACVVIFCSILYFLYHLWHSLVHRAKTIPFDASAPLKLQRFSYKDLKQATNGFDTANVIGKGGSGTVFRGILKDGKLIAIKRLDALSLQSEREFQNELQILGGLRSPFLVTLLGYCVEKNRRVLVYEYIPNRSLQESLFGDEGMSLSWESRLCIILDVARALEFLHLGCDPPVIHGDIKPSNVLIDSEWRGKISDFGLSRIKVEGEFGVDLFSQDLGRSQDLWKSQELSGNLTNLTAETPAIGTPIESVSEVDFALALQASSSSKNSRTCFNVKALNLNSLNYNANIASETEIRSVNAKGKEISALDRDDWNGKFFPCDDELSSIDYSKELTVSASPLVDDEKANGKQWGKDWWWRQDGSGELCSKDYVMEWIGSQICPSNADWDDGKNNVHAKVELENSSPKDKDHDAIAPQSQVFGIGHNTTDNGVEKKESRGKKYHKKKHRKMQEWWKEEHLAELSKKTSKLKNLHTKWKKGLKVPHFDLGRRFYLCRRKKFGQEGENKCDQNGEFSFRRGWKKKSTRSIGSDMWSGDLFSRELSSTTSMRGTLCYVAPEYGGCGFLMEKADIYSFGVLILVIVSGRRPLHVLASPMKLEKANLISWCRHLAQDGNILELVDERLKEDYNKEQASLCINLALICLQKIPELRPDIGDIVKILKGEMELPPFPFEFSPSPPSKLYSRSRRKPKGTTE from the coding sequence ATGCCTTCAAGACCCTTCCCTCCCACAAATCCCACAAAAACAAAGGCCCTCTTCCTAGCACTTACCATTTCAGCCTGTGTTGTGATTTTTTGCTCAATCCTCTACTTCCTCTACCATCTGTGGCATTCTCTTGTTCACAGAGCTAAGACCATCCCCTTTGATGCAAGTGCTCCCTTGAAGCTCCAAAGATTCTCATACAAAGATTTAAAGCAAGCCACCAATGGCTTTGACACTGCCAATGTTATTGGCAAAGGTGGCTCTGGCACTGTTTTCAGAGGAATACTTAAAGATGGCAAGTTGATTGCCATCAAACGCCTGGACGCGTTGTCTTTGCAGTCAGAGAGAGAGTTTCAAAATGAACTGCAGATTCTTGGAGGGTTAAGGTCTCCATTCTTGGTGACCCTCTTGGGTTACTGTGTGGAAAAGAACAGAAGAGTGTTGGTGTATGAGTATATACCCAACAGAAGCTTGCAGGAGTCCCTCTTTGGAGATGAGGGTATGAGTTTGAGTTGGGAGAGCAGGTTATGCATAATATTGGATGTTGCTAGAGCTTTGGAGTTCTTGCACCTTGGATGTGATCCTCCAGTGATCCATGGGGATATTAAGCCAAGCAATGTTCTGATTGATTCTGAGTGGCGTGGGAAGATCTCTGACTTTGGCTTGTCAAGGATTAAGGTGGAGGGTGAGTTTGGTGTGGACTTGTTTAGCCAGGACTTGGGGAGGAGCCAGGATCTATGGAAAAGCCAAGAGCTCTCAGGTAATTTGACTAATTTGACTGCAGAAACTCCTGCTATTGGTACTCCAATTGAGAGTGTTAGTGAAGTAGATTTTGCTCTAGCTTTGCAAGCCTCTTCTTCATCTAAAAATAGTAGGACTTGCTTTAATGTCAAAGCTTTGAACTTGAATTCTTTGAATTATAATGCCAATATTGCTAGTGAAACTGAAATTAGGAGTGTAAATGCAAAGGGTAAGGAAATTTCAGCTTTGGATAGGGATGATTGGAATGGTAAGTTTTTCCCTTGTGATGATGAGCTTTCTAGCATTGATTATAGTAAGGAGTTAACTGTGAGTGCTTCTCCTTTGGTGGATGATGAGAAGGCAAATGGGAAACAATGGGGAAAGGACTGGTGGTGGAGACAGGATGGAAGTGGGGAGTTATGTAGTAAAGACTACGTAATGGAGTGGATAGGGAGTCAGATTTGTCCATCAAACGCTGATTGGGATGATGGTAAGAACAATGTTCACGCGAAAGTGGAGTTGGAAAATTCAAGTCCCAAGGATAAAGACCATGATGCTATTGCACCCCAATCACAGGTGTTTGGGATAGGACATAATACTACAGATAATGGGGTTGAGAAAAAAGAGTCAAGGGGAAAGAAATATCACAAAAAGAAGCACAGGAAGATGCAAGAGTGGTGGAAAGAAGAGCATCTTGCTGAATTAAGCAAGAAGACCAGTAAACTTAAAAATCTCCATACCAAGTGGAAGAAAGGCTTGAAAGTGCCCCATTTTGATTTGGGTAGAAGGTTTTATCTTTGCAGGCGTAAGAAGTTTGGACAGGAGGGTGAGAATAAGTGTGATCAAAATGGGGAGTTTAGCTTCAGAAGAGGATGGAAGAAGAAAAGCACTCGTTCCATTGGAAGTGACATGTGGAGTGGAGATCTTTTCAGCCGTGAGCTCAGCAGCACAACAAGCATGAGAGGGACACTGTGTTATGTGGCACCAGAATATGGAGGATGTGGATTCTTAATGGAGAAAGCTGACATTTATAGTTTTGGAGTTTTGATTCTTGTAATTGTGTCAGGTAGGAGACCATTGCATGTTCTTGCATCACCCATGAAGCTAGAGAAAGCTAACTTAATAAGCTGGTGTAGACACTTGGCTCAAGATGGTAACATTTTAGAACTTGTGGATGAGAGATTGAAAGAAGATTACAACAAGGAACAAGCAAGTCTTTGTATCAACTTGGCACTCATTTGCTTACAGAAAATTCCAGAGCTGCGGCCAGATATTGGGGATATTGTTAAGATTTTGAAGGGGGAGATGGAGCTTCCACCATTTCCATTTGAATTCTCCCCTTCTCCACCTTCTAAATTATACAGCAGATCAAGGAGAAAACCGAAGGGCACTACAGAATAG
- the LOC106796251 gene encoding uncharacterized protein yields the protein MKTLHFLLVSFFAFQALLLGSSPTEATRLRTLSLGYSSSTGATLKKVSLRPPTHPRRHSPPPPTPGYSPEPGPGRTRRSPPTPRPFIVVPANNSDPSAASA from the exons ATGAAGACTCTTCACTTTCTCCTAgtttctttctttgctttccAGGCGTTGTTGCTTGGTTCTAGTCCTACAGAAGCTACACGTTTGCGGACACTGTCACTGG GCTATTCTTCAAGTACTGGAGCAACTCTGAAGAAAGTGAGTTTAAGGCCACCAACACATCCACGACGACACTCGCCTCCACCACCAACTCCTGGCTATTCTCCTGAACCCGGTCCAGGACGAACTCGAAGATCTCCTCCGACTCCAAGACCTTTCATCGTTGTACCAGCAAATAATTCTGATCCTTCTGCTGCATCAGCATGA
- the LOC100799450 gene encoding uncharacterized protein, translating into MGIIRSCFSFIAGTVCGAYLAQNYQVPNVTKLADTALFMAEVVEEKYRKPKKRDDDDD; encoded by the coding sequence ATGGGTATAATCAGGAGTTGCTTCTCTTTCATAGCAGGGACAGTATGTGGAGCTTACTTGGCTCAGAATTATCAAGTTCCTAACGTCACAAAGTTAGCCGACACTGCCTTGTTCATGGCAGAAGTTGTGGAGGAAAAATACCGCAAGCCCAAGAAGagggatgatgatgatgattag